Below is a window of Wenzhouxiangella sp. XN201 DNA.
GAAAGCTGGAAGCAATCGGCCCCGCCGGCCTGGCGCGACTGGGTCGAGGCCAGCGGGTTCAAGGCCGGCGCCGGCAGTCACCTGCTGGTGCCGGGCGAGCACGGCGGCATCGGGGCCGTACTGGCCGGGCGGGAAAGCACCGACCGCCTGTGGGCCCTGGCGCACCTGCCGGCCGCCCTGCCCGAGGGCGATTATCACCTCGAGGTCGACTGGGCCGACGAGGAACGTGACCGCGCCGCAGTCGGCTGGGGCCTGGGCGGCTATCGCTTTGATCGCTACAAGCAGCTCGATCGCCCGCGCGCCCGCCTGGTGCTCGATGGTTCTGAGCCCGAACGCGTGCGAGCCTTCGTCGATGCATCCTGTTTCGTGCGTGACCTGGTCAATACGCCGGCCATCGACCTGGGTCCGGGCGAGCTGGCCGAGACGGCCGAAGGACTGGCGGATGAGCGCGCTGCCGATTTCCAGGTTTTTCAGGGTGAACGGCTTGAGCGCGAGTTCCCGGCCATCCACGTGGTCGGCCAGGCGGCCAGCCGCGCGCCACGCCTGATCCGCATGCAGTGGGGGCGCGAGGATGCGCCGGCCCTGGCGCTGGTTGGCAAGGGCGTGATCTTCGACTCCGGCGGTCTCAACATCAAGCCCGGTTCCGGCATGGTGCTGATGAAGAAGGACATGGGGGGTGCCGCCCATGTGCTCGGCCTGGCCAAGCTGATCATGACCCTGGGCCTGGACGTGAATCTGCGGGTCTATATCCCGGCCGTCGAGAATGCGATCGCCGGCAATGCTTACCGGCCGTCGGACATCATTCGCACCCGCAAGGGCACCAGCGTGGAGATCGGCAATACCGATGCCGAGGGCCGCGTGGTGCTTTCCGACGCGCTGACCCTGGCTTCGGAAGAGGGCGCCGAGCGCATCATCGATTTTGCCACCCTGACCGGCGCGGCCCGCGTCGCCCTGGGCGAGGACCTGCCGCCGATCTATGCCCGCGATATCGACTCGGCCCGGACAATCCAGGACCTCAGCTTCGCTGTCGAGGATCCGCTCTGGCAGATGCCCCTGTTCGAGCCTTATCGGCAGCAGATCCAGCCGGCCATCGCCGACATCTCCAACACCGGTACCAGCAGTTTCGGCGGCAGCCTCACCGCGGCCCTGTTCCTCGATCACTTTGTCGAATCCGGCATCGACTGGTACCACCTCGATATCTACGCCTGGAACCTTTCTGACCGACCGGGCCGGCCGGCTGGCGGCGAAGCGCAGGGTTTGCGCTCAATCTGGCAATGGCTGGCCGATGTCTACGGCACGCCGGACTGATCCACGGTTTGCTGCGAAGGGGTTGCGATGCCTACGAAACGAGTGTCTCGCGTCGGGTTTGGCGTTAGGATAAGTGTTCCATTTGAAGGCGCGACAGGCGCATCTCGAGGAGTGAAGCTATGCGTAATCTGTGGATTCTGATGTTGATTCTGGCGCTGGCGGCTTGCCAGTCCGAGGAAGAGGGCCAGATCGAGGAAGCCGGCGACGAGGCGGCCGAAGCGGTCGATGAGGCCGGGGAAGAGGCGGCAGAGGCCTGGGACGAGGCCGAAGATGCCGCCGATGAGGCGGCCAGTGAGTCCGAAGCGGCTGCCGAGCGGCTGTGGGAACGCGCTCGAGAATTGGCCGAGGACGCCCGCGACAAGACCAATGAAGCCCTGGCGGTTGCCGAGGAAGAGGGTGGTGAAGCCTGGGAAGAAGCCCGCGAGGCGGCCGAGCGCGCGCAGGAGCGTGCCGCAGAAGCCTGGGAAGAGGCTAGCCAGTATGCCGGCGACAGCTGGGAAGGCGCCAGCGCCCGGGCCCGCGATGCCTGGAACGAAGCCCAGGAGACCTGGAACGAGCTTTTGGAAAAGGCTGACGAATCCGTCGAGGACGACGGCGATCAGTAATTCGGCTCCCCGCCGAACGAATGCGCCGCCCCGCCACGGGGCGGCGCCTGTTTTGAATCGAAGTATCTGCAGGATCCAGACAGACGGTGTCAGATAGTTACCAGCCCGGCCGAATCGAGCCGGAGATGCAGCGCCATTGGGAAGAAAACCATGCTGACCGGGCCGAGTCCGGTGGCGGCGAGCGTTTCTACTGCCTCAGCATGTTTCCCTACCCCTCGGGCAAGTTGCACATGGGCCACATGCGCAACTACACCATCAGCGACGTCATCTCGCGCTACCACCGCATGCAGGGCAGGCGTGTGCTCCAGCCGATGGGCTGGGACGCCTTCGGCCTGCCGGCAGAGAACGCCGCCATGGCCAACAGTGTGCCTCCGGCGAAATGGACGCGCGACAACATCGAGCATATGCGCGGCCAGCTCAAGCAGTTGGGCTTCGCCATTGACTGGGAGCGCGAGCTGGCCACCTGCGACCCCGAATACTACCGCTGGAACCAGTGGTTTTTCCTGCGCCTGCTCGAGCGCGGCATCGCCTACAAGAAGACCGGCACCGTCAACTGGGATCCGGTCGACCAGACCGTGCTGGCCAACGAGCAGGTCATCGACGGCTGCGGCTGGCGCACCGGCGCACCGGTGGAAAAGCGCGAAATCCCGATGTACTACCTGCGCATCACCGACTATGCCGAGGAGTTGCTCGAGAGCCTCGACCAGCTCGAAGGCTGGCCCGAGCGGGTGCGCACCATGCAGGCCAACTGGATCGGCAAGAGCGAGGGCGCCGAAATCGAGTTCAGCTGCGGGGGTGAAACCATCAAGGTATTCACCACGCGTCCGGACACGCTGATGGGCGCGACCTTCATGGCCGTGGCCGCCGAACACCCGCTGGCGAAGCAGGCCGCCGAGAACGATCCTGCCCTGGCCGATTTCATCGCCGAGTGCCAGAAGGGCGGAGTATCGGAAGCCGATATCGCCACCCAGGAAAAGAAAGGCATGGACACCGGTCTGAAGGCCGTGCATCCGCTCACCGGTGACGAGTTGCCAGTGTGGGTCGCCAATTACGTGCTGATGGCCTACGGCGAAGGTGCGATCATGGCGGTGCCCGGCCACGACGAGCGTGATTTCGAGTTCGCCAACAAGTATGGCCTGCCCATCCGGCAGGTGATCAGCCTGCCCGACGAGCAGGAATACGACGATCGAAACTGGCACGACGACTACGCCGCCAAGGAAGGCCACCTGGTCAATTCCGGGCCCTACGACGACCTCGAGTGGTCGAAGGGATTCGAGGCGATCGTCGCCGAGCTGGAAAAGCAGGGTGCCGGTCGTGCCCGGACCCAGTTTCGCCTGCGCGACTGGGGGATTTCGCGCCAGCGCTACTGGGGCTGCCCGATTCCGATCATCCACTGTGATGCGTGCGGGGACGTGCCGGTGCCGGAATCTGACCTGCCGGTGGTCCTGCCCGAAGAGCTCGTCCCGGACGGCTCGGGCAACCCGCTCAACCGTTGCGGGGCCTTTCTGGACACGACCTGCCCGAAGTGCGGCGCGCAAGCGAAGCGCGAGACCGACACGATGGACACCTTCGTCGATTCGTCGTGGTATTTCCTGCGCTTCACCGGCCCGGACAACGATCGCGCCATGGTCGACGAGCGCGCCGATCAGTGGATGCCGGTCGACCAGTACATCGGCGGTATCGAGCACGCCATCCTGCACCTGCTCTATGCGCGTTTCTGGACCAAGCTGATGCGTGATGAGGGCCTCGTCGGTATCGACGAGCCGTTCGCCCGCCTGCTCACCCAGGGCATGGTGCTGGCCGAAACCTACTATCGCGAGGACCGATCGGGTCGCAAGACCTGGTTCAACCCGGCCGACGTCGAAGTCCAGCGCGACGCCAAGGGGCAGATCGTCAAGGCGGTGCTCAAAGATGACGAAAAGCCGGTCACGCCCGGCGGCATCGAGAAGATGGCCAAGTCCAAGAACAACGGCGTCGATCCGCAGTCACTGGTCGATACCTACGGCGCCGACACCGTGCGCCTGTTTTCGATGTTTGCCGCCCCACCCGAGCAGTCGCTGGAATGGTCGGAGGCGGGCGTGGAAGGTGCCTGGCGTTTTCTCAAACGCCTGTATGCCGGCGTTCAGGCCCATGTTGCTGACGGCGCCTTGCCCGGCGGCAAGCCCGAACAACTCGAAGGCCCCGCACGTGAGTTGCGTACCCGCCTGCACGAGACCATCGCCAAGGTCGGCGACGACATGGGCCGGCGGCAGACTTTCAATACCGCGATCGCGGCGATCATGGAATTCTGCAACGAGCTGCAGCGTTTCGAAGCCGAGGACGAGCCGGGCCGAGTACTGCTGCAGGAAGCCTGGGAGGCCGTGGTGCGCCTGATCGCCCCGGTCGCGCCACATATCGCCGAAGCGCTTTGGCGCGACCTCGGCCGCGACGGCTCGGTATTCGAGGCCGGGTGGCCGGCCGTGGACGACGCTGCGCTCCAGCGCGCAGCGGTAACCGTGGTCGTGCAGGTCAACGGCAAGGTTCGCGGCCGGGTCGAAGTGGCGCCGGGTGCAGACCAGGATACGGTACAGGCCGCTGCCCTGGCCGACGACAACGTGGCCCGCCACGTCGAGGGCAAGACCGTGCGCAAGGTGATCCTGGTGCCCGACAAGCTGCTCAATATCGTGGTCGGCTGATGCACCGCGTAGTCTTCACCGTGTTGCTCGTCTCGCTGCTGGCCGCCTGCGGATTCCAGCTCCGGGGCGAGGCTCGTTTGCCGGCCTTCATGGACCGCACTTTTGTGGCGGCAGCAGATGACAGCACCCTGTTCGTGCGCGAACTCGGCCTGTTGCTGGAGGCCAACGGGGTCGAGCGCGTCAGCCATTCGGATGGGCAAGCGGCCACCTTGCGCATCGAATCGCAGAGCATGTCGCGGCAGCCGCTGTCGGTTTCGGGCCAGGCGCGAGTGCGTGAATACCTGCTGGTCTTCGAGGTGAATTGGCGGCTGGAAGACCCCTCTGGCGAAGTCGTGCTCGAGCGCGACCGGATGCGCATCACGCGTGACTACAGTTTCGATGAAAACGAGATTCTGGCGGCTCAGCGCGAGGAAGAGTTCCTGCGCGACGATCTGAGCCGCTCCATGGCGTCACGTCTGGTCCGGCGCCTGGAAGCGTTGGCGGGCTCGTGAAACTGTTTCCCGAAAAACTGCCGCAGCGCCTGAAGCAGGGACTGGACCCGGTCTACCTGGTCGCCGGGCAGGAGCCCTTGCTGATCGAAGAAGCCTGCGATGCAATCCGAAGCGGGGCACGCGAGGCCGGCGTGGCAGAGCGGATTGTGCTTGAAGCCGATGCGCGCTTCGACTGGAGTCAGCTCGGTAGCGCTACCGAGACCAGTTCCCTGTTCGCCACCCAGCGCCTGGTGGAAGTGCGCCTGCCTTCGGGCAAGCCCGGTCGCGAAGGGGGCTCGGTGCTACGCGATTTCGTTGGCCGGGGCGGTGACGACATCCTGCTGGTCAAGTGCGATGAGTGGGAGATCAGGAGCGAGAGCACGGCCTGGGTCAAGGCGCTCGATGCCGCCGGCGTCTATGTGCCGTGCTGGAAGGTCAAGCCGAATCGGCTGCCGCAGTGGATTGCCGCGCGCATGCGAAGCCGCGGCCTGAATGCCGACGCCGCCGCCAGTCGCTTCCTGGCCGAGCGCCTCGAGGGCAACCTGCTGGCCGCCGCGCAGGAAATCGAGCGCCTGGCGTTGCTTTATCCGGGCGGGCAGGTCGGGCTCCAAGAAGTCCGTGCGGCAGTGGCCGACAGCGCGCGCTTCGATAGTTTCCGACTGGTCGAGCTGGTCTTTTCCGGTCAGCCGGGCGCTGCGCTGCGCTGCATCCGCGGCTTGCGCGAGGCCGACACGCCGATGCCGCTGATCGTCGGCGCGCTGGCGCGCGAGCTCCAGACCATCGGCAGTTTCCAGCTGCTCTCGCGCCAGCACTCCGCAGCGCAGGCTTTCACCGCCCTCAAGGTGTGGAAATC
It encodes the following:
- a CDS encoding leucyl aminopeptidase family protein — encoded protein: MFIDSSSRSIPVYSVDKAGLESWKQSAPPAWRDWVEASGFKAGAGSHLLVPGEHGGIGAVLAGRESTDRLWALAHLPAALPEGDYHLEVDWADEERDRAAVGWGLGGYRFDRYKQLDRPRARLVLDGSEPERVRAFVDASCFVRDLVNTPAIDLGPGELAETAEGLADERAADFQVFQGERLEREFPAIHVVGQAASRAPRLIRMQWGREDAPALALVGKGVIFDSGGLNIKPGSGMVLMKKDMGGAAHVLGLAKLIMTLGLDVNLRVYIPAVENAIAGNAYRPSDIIRTRKGTSVEIGNTDAEGRVVLSDALTLASEEGAERIIDFATLTGAARVALGEDLPPIYARDIDSARTIQDLSFAVEDPLWQMPLFEPYRQQIQPAIADISNTGTSSFGGSLTAALFLDHFVESGIDWYHLDIYAWNLSDRPGRPAGGEAQGLRSIWQWLADVYGTPD
- the lptE gene encoding LPS assembly lipoprotein LptE produces the protein MHRVVFTVLLVSLLAACGFQLRGEARLPAFMDRTFVAAADDSTLFVRELGLLLEANGVERVSHSDGQAATLRIESQSMSRQPLSVSGQARVREYLLVFEVNWRLEDPSGEVVLERDRMRITRDYSFDENEILAAQREEEFLRDDLSRSMASRLVRRLEALAGS
- a CDS encoding energy transducer TonB is translated as MRNLWILMLILALAACQSEEEGQIEEAGDEAAEAVDEAGEEAAEAWDEAEDAADEAASESEAAAERLWERARELAEDARDKTNEALAVAEEEGGEAWEEAREAAERAQERAAEAWEEASQYAGDSWEGASARARDAWNEAQETWNELLEKADESVEDDGDQ
- the holA gene encoding DNA polymerase III subunit delta; the protein is MKLFPEKLPQRLKQGLDPVYLVAGQEPLLIEEACDAIRSGAREAGVAERIVLEADARFDWSQLGSATETSSLFATQRLVEVRLPSGKPGREGGSVLRDFVGRGGDDILLVKCDEWEIRSESTAWVKALDAAGVYVPCWKVKPNRLPQWIAARMRSRGLNADAAASRFLAERLEGNLLAAAQEIERLALLYPGGQVGLQEVRAAVADSARFDSFRLVELVFSGQPGAALRCIRGLREADTPMPLIVGALARELQTIGSFQLLSRQHSAAQAFTALKVWKSRQQAIADAARRLSPRVVRESLSQLSELDQLSKSTGRDAFWLCLERLSVALATNRPEYCAA
- the leuS gene encoding leucine--tRNA ligase, producing the protein MSDSYQPGRIEPEMQRHWEENHADRAESGGGERFYCLSMFPYPSGKLHMGHMRNYTISDVISRYHRMQGRRVLQPMGWDAFGLPAENAAMANSVPPAKWTRDNIEHMRGQLKQLGFAIDWERELATCDPEYYRWNQWFFLRLLERGIAYKKTGTVNWDPVDQTVLANEQVIDGCGWRTGAPVEKREIPMYYLRITDYAEELLESLDQLEGWPERVRTMQANWIGKSEGAEIEFSCGGETIKVFTTRPDTLMGATFMAVAAEHPLAKQAAENDPALADFIAECQKGGVSEADIATQEKKGMDTGLKAVHPLTGDELPVWVANYVLMAYGEGAIMAVPGHDERDFEFANKYGLPIRQVISLPDEQEYDDRNWHDDYAAKEGHLVNSGPYDDLEWSKGFEAIVAELEKQGAGRARTQFRLRDWGISRQRYWGCPIPIIHCDACGDVPVPESDLPVVLPEELVPDGSGNPLNRCGAFLDTTCPKCGAQAKRETDTMDTFVDSSWYFLRFTGPDNDRAMVDERADQWMPVDQYIGGIEHAILHLLYARFWTKLMRDEGLVGIDEPFARLLTQGMVLAETYYREDRSGRKTWFNPADVEVQRDAKGQIVKAVLKDDEKPVTPGGIEKMAKSKNNGVDPQSLVDTYGADTVRLFSMFAAPPEQSLEWSEAGVEGAWRFLKRLYAGVQAHVADGALPGGKPEQLEGPARELRTRLHETIAKVGDDMGRRQTFNTAIAAIMEFCNELQRFEAEDEPGRVLLQEAWEAVVRLIAPVAPHIAEALWRDLGRDGSVFEAGWPAVDDAALQRAAVTVVVQVNGKVRGRVEVAPGADQDTVQAAALADDNVARHVEGKTVRKVILVPDKLLNIVVG